The following coding sequences are from one Gammaproteobacteria bacterium window:
- a CDS encoding beta-propeller fold lactonase family protein, with amino-acid sequence MNRKPWIAISATTMLALSSTTALAEKNSAGDDNVGAVYTMTNAPDDNQILIFNRGANGALTADGAVSTNGKGSGGGLDPLGSQRSLVLSHDQRWLFATNAGSNEISVLHVRPHGLELSGKAGSGGTLPVSVAVFHHLVYVLNAGTAPNITGFTLGPDGNLTPIADSTRSLGAGAFAQVGFDPRGEALVITDKANSKILVYTVDRRGLPATNPVVSSSNGTTPFGFTFDRHDHLLVVEAATNAVSSYDIQPNGTLQVISPSVANGQRAACWIASDGHRYAFTANPGTQTISSYRLDADTGELTLVSGAAGTGNKPLDLATTENGRFLYALDAGSLQIDAFRIEHDGSLTDLGPVVGNFSVFAQGMAVR; translated from the coding sequence GTGAACCGTAAACCATGGATAGCAATTTCGGCAACAACGATGCTCGCACTCTCGTCCACCACGGCGTTGGCGGAAAAAAACTCGGCAGGCGACGACAATGTTGGCGCGGTATACACCATGACCAACGCTCCCGACGACAATCAAATCCTTATTTTCAACCGCGGCGCCAATGGCGCCCTAACAGCAGACGGTGCGGTATCAACCAACGGTAAAGGTTCGGGTGGTGGTCTCGATCCACTCGGGTCACAACGATCGCTGGTGTTGAGCCATGACCAGCGTTGGTTGTTCGCAACCAATGCCGGCAGCAATGAAATTTCCGTCTTGCATGTTCGGCCGCATGGGCTCGAGCTTTCGGGTAAGGCCGGCTCGGGCGGCACCTTGCCAGTGAGCGTGGCGGTATTCCACCATCTCGTTTATGTACTCAACGCCGGCACGGCGCCGAACATTACTGGCTTTACCCTCGGACCCGACGGTAACCTAACGCCCATTGCCGATTCCACGCGCTCGCTCGGCGCCGGCGCATTTGCGCAAGTCGGGTTTGATCCGCGCGGTGAGGCACTGGTGATCACTGACAAGGCGAATAGCAAAATTCTGGTTTACACCGTGGACCGCCGTGGACTGCCGGCGACGAACCCCGTTGTCTCATCGTCGAATGGCACCACGCCGTTTGGCTTCACCTTTGATCGGCACGATCATCTGTTGGTCGTCGAAGCGGCCACTAACGCCGTGTCGTCATACGATATACAGCCGAATGGAACGTTGCAGGTCATCAGCCCGTCGGTGGCCAACGGCCAGCGAGCCGCTTGCTGGATCGCCAGCGACGGTCATCGCTACGCCTTCACCGCCAACCCCGGCACACAAACCATTTCGAGTTATCGCCTCGACGCTGACACCGGCGAACTCACGCTGGTGAGCGGCGCCGCCGGGACCGGCAATAAACCGCTCGATCTCGCAACCACCGAGAATGGCCGTTTCCTGTATGCCTTGGATGCGGGTAGTCTGCAAATCGACGCCTTTCGTATTGAGCACGATGGCAGCTTGACCGATCTCGGTCCGGTCGTCGGTAATTTCTCCGTGTTCGCGCAGGGCATGGCGGTGCGCTAA
- a CDS encoding GNAT family N-acetyltransferase has product MVDSYEEPVEQSVMAPGWLSNRLRAITPLRTVVRQARHAIEPYRARTWTLQGPVATLSQPLRLIYAGQLESKNYLRHLAFQESVDERARNMRWLGHALGWRVEDNDADLIAIDLDRSIYRQYCGIEESQPEAGIFCIPTWIRGNIDVSAAARCRKLPETVRSDLRLIARNRLEYRLTRERAQFDRFYHSMYVPYIRHVYGDRAFMMSYDEMLEQLPISELILVRQDNDDIAGQIIVHRDGVAIGWSVGVNNGDPTFVKAGALTALYHFVPQYLAEQGYPSFDVGLSRPFLNDGVLRFKGKWGMYVTSGHDKLLILKFARTSAAAHTFMHRNPFIYLADGQLYGAIFITPGEENHRPTLERLRRSYSMRGLRCLNLFALTEVPPGLRWVGSLDDVRTT; this is encoded by the coding sequence ATGGTCGATTCTTATGAAGAGCCCGTGGAACAATCGGTGATGGCGCCAGGATGGTTATCGAACCGCTTACGTGCCATCACGCCGCTGCGCACCGTCGTACGTCAGGCACGCCATGCGATAGAACCTTATCGTGCGCGCACTTGGACGTTGCAGGGTCCAGTCGCGACATTATCGCAGCCGCTGCGCCTAATTTATGCCGGACAACTCGAATCCAAAAATTATCTTAGACATCTCGCGTTCCAGGAATCGGTCGACGAGCGCGCGCGAAACATGCGGTGGTTGGGGCATGCGCTGGGATGGCGCGTCGAAGATAACGACGCCGACTTAATCGCGATCGATCTCGATCGGTCGATCTATCGACAGTACTGCGGTATCGAAGAATCGCAACCGGAAGCGGGAATATTCTGCATTCCCACTTGGATACGCGGCAACATCGATGTGTCAGCGGCGGCACGCTGCCGGAAATTACCGGAAACCGTCCGCAGCGATTTGCGTCTGATCGCCCGAAACCGTCTGGAGTATCGCCTGACGCGGGAGCGCGCGCAGTTCGATCGTTTCTATCACTCCATGTATGTGCCGTACATCCGCCATGTCTACGGTGACCGCGCGTTCATGATGTCGTATGACGAAATGCTGGAGCAGCTGCCGATCTCCGAGCTGATATTGGTCCGCCAAGATAATGATGACATTGCTGGCCAGATTATCGTACATCGCGACGGCGTTGCAATCGGTTGGTCGGTCGGCGTAAACAACGGCGACCCGACGTTCGTGAAAGCCGGCGCATTGACCGCGCTCTATCATTTCGTACCGCAATATTTGGCGGAACAAGGATATCCGTCGTTCGATGTCGGTCTTTCTCGACCGTTTCTCAACGATGGCGTGCTCCGGTTCAAGGGAAAATGGGGCATGTACGTCACCAGCGGTCACGACAAGCTACTGATACTCAAATTCGCGCGCACATCGGCAGCGGCACACACGTTTATGCACCGCAATCCGTTCATCTATCTCGCCGATGGCCAACTGTACGGCGCCATCTTCATTACTCCCGGAGAAGAAAATCACCGACCGACACTCGAACGATTGCGTCGTAGCTACTCGATGCGCGGCCTTCGTTGTCTGAATTTATTCGCGCTGACCGAAGTACCGCCCGGTTTACGTTGGGTCGGCTCGCTGGACGACGTGCGCACTACCTAA
- a CDS encoding GMC family oxidoreductase: protein MIIDFRMIDAKAIDADLCIIGGGAAGITLGRAFAGTDIRVCLLESGGFEHDADIQALYDGKDTGYYDVYDLQSSRHRRFGGSTHAWVGHCAVPTAMDFERRPWIRNSGWPIGKTELDRYYVAAHEVLEIGAYRYDLAEFPARAQRTPLFNRDKIIPRVWRLSPPTRFGRRYRHDLERATNVRVFLHANVVELETDGTATRVIAAQLRTLDGRHGRVRAKYFVLACGGIENARLLLLSDRAAHQGLGNRYDIVGRYYMDQLRIPNAAVVEIRNPRRLRMLVGDFHEDGVRFETMVCPADSVQRQHETLNWGIEILPIAETAAWAVALRGLRQAQRERTWPDNLTKQVRTLIANSNSAVMALMRHLARRSFSLLARCEVAPDWNNRVTLSDERDALGQRKIERYWRLSTHEKHTTRTAVRVLGDELARLGLGSVQPAGWLGTDDDIWPKDIIAGPHHIGTTRMASDPKHGVVDATCRVHDMENLYIVGSSTFPACGYAHPTLTIVALTLRLADHLKKSFASKHTSMDAPTRTTPANIDLN from the coding sequence ATGATTATCGACTTTCGAATGATCGACGCAAAAGCAATCGACGCCGACCTTTGCATCATCGGCGGCGGCGCTGCCGGCATAACCTTAGGACGCGCGTTCGCCGGCACCGATATTCGCGTGTGTTTGCTTGAAAGCGGCGGCTTCGAGCACGATGCCGATATCCAGGCACTCTACGACGGCAAAGATACCGGCTACTACGACGTATACGATCTCCAAAGCTCGCGCCATCGTCGTTTCGGCGGATCGACGCACGCCTGGGTCGGTCATTGCGCCGTGCCAACGGCGATGGATTTCGAACGCCGGCCATGGATCCGCAACAGCGGCTGGCCGATCGGCAAAACCGAGCTCGATCGTTACTACGTCGCGGCGCACGAGGTGTTGGAAATCGGCGCGTATCGCTATGACCTTGCGGAATTTCCGGCACGCGCGCAACGCACGCCGTTGTTCAATCGCGACAAAATCATTCCGCGGGTATGGCGCCTGAGCCCGCCGACGCGCTTTGGCCGAAGATATCGGCACGACTTAGAGCGCGCCACCAACGTGCGCGTATTCCTGCACGCTAACGTGGTCGAGCTCGAGACCGATGGCACGGCAACGCGTGTAATCGCCGCCCAACTGCGCACCCTGGATGGCCGACACGGGCGGGTGCGGGCAAAATATTTCGTCTTGGCGTGCGGCGGTATTGAAAACGCACGTTTGCTGTTGCTGTCCGATCGAGCTGCACATCAAGGGTTAGGTAATCGTTACGATATTGTCGGTCGGTATTACATGGACCAGTTGCGCATCCCCAACGCCGCCGTCGTCGAAATACGAAATCCGCGGCGCTTACGCATGTTAGTCGGCGATTTTCATGAAGACGGCGTGCGCTTCGAAACGATGGTGTGTCCCGCGGACTCTGTGCAACGGCAGCATGAGACGCTCAATTGGGGCATCGAAATTCTACCAATTGCCGAAACCGCCGCCTGGGCGGTGGCACTGCGCGGACTGCGACAAGCACAGCGCGAGCGAACCTGGCCCGATAATCTGACAAAGCAAGTGCGGACGTTAATCGCCAATAGTAATAGCGCCGTCATGGCGCTGATGCGACACCTGGCACGTCGGTCGTTCAGCTTGCTCGCACGTTGCGAAGTCGCACCCGACTGGAACAACCGCGTCACACTCTCGGACGAGCGCGACGCGCTCGGCCAACGCAAGATTGAGCGCTACTGGCGTCTCAGCACGCACGAAAAGCACACCACGCGCACCGCCGTGCGCGTGCTCGGCGACGAACTCGCGCGCCTCGGCCTCGGAAGCGTGCAACCGGCGGGCTGGCTAGGCACGGATGACGACATCTGGCCCAAAGATATCATCGCCGGACCGCATCATATCGGCACGACCCGCATGGCATCGGATCCTAAGCATGGCGTCGTCGACGCTACTTGCCGCGTACACGATATGGAGAATCTATATATTGTCGGCAGCTCGACCTTCCCTGCCTGCGGTTACGCCCACCCGACGTTGACCATCGTCGCGCTCACATTGCGTCTCGCCGATCACCTCAAAAAATCATTCGCCAGCAAACACACGTCGATGGATGCGCCGACGCGGACGACACCCGCAAACATCGACCTAAATTAG
- a CDS encoding AI-2E family transporter has protein sequence MGVGMIAVIGLHLVAALIAGLLVFQLVHMLSAAVRIPYIGNRYAKVLFVAVLAIIVVTVLALAGVGVGVFLRRGPDNLALLLTQLAVIIDDLRRILPDSVVAFLPTDADGVKRAIAEWFRENAVVIRTIGTDTLRIVVHILIGLIIGAMIALHEVTPRARSTPFTRALAQRAQRLALAFRRILLAQVPISAINTLLTTIYLAGVLPYFDIKLPFIKTLIAVTFIAGLLPVVGNLISNTVIFLISLTHSFALGAASLGYLVVIHKLEYFLNARIVGNRIKAKAWELLMAMLLFESMFGLTGLIMGPLVYAYVKYELDEQGLI, from the coding sequence ATGGGTGTCGGCATGATCGCCGTCATCGGTCTGCACTTGGTCGCCGCCCTGATCGCCGGGCTGCTGGTCTTTCAGTTGGTGCATATGTTATCCGCCGCCGTTCGCATCCCGTATATCGGTAACCGCTATGCCAAGGTGTTGTTCGTGGCGGTCCTGGCGATCATCGTCGTCACCGTATTGGCGCTTGCCGGTGTCGGCGTCGGCGTGTTCCTGCGCCGTGGGCCGGATAACCTGGCGCTGTTGCTGACGCAACTGGCGGTAATCATCGATGATCTCCGGCGCATCTTGCCCGACAGCGTCGTTGCATTTCTTCCGACCGATGCCGACGGTGTCAAACGTGCCATTGCCGAGTGGTTTCGCGAGAACGCCGTCGTAATTCGCACCATCGGCACCGACACGCTGCGGATAGTCGTACACATCCTGATCGGCCTCATTATCGGCGCCATGATCGCGCTACATGAAGTTACGCCGCGTGCACGATCAACACCGTTTACGCGGGCGCTCGCGCAGCGCGCTCAGCGTCTGGCGCTCGCCTTCCGCCGCATCCTGTTGGCACAGGTGCCGATCTCGGCGATCAACACCTTACTGACTACCATTTACCTCGCCGGCGTGTTGCCGTATTTCGATATCAAGCTGCCGTTTATTAAAACGCTGATTGCCGTCACCTTTATCGCCGGCCTATTGCCCGTGGTCGGCAACTTAATCTCGAACACGGTGATTTTTCTCATCAGCCTCACGCATTCGTTTGCACTCGGCGCCGCCTCGCTCGGTTATCTCGTCGTCATTCACAAACTCGAATATTTTCTAAATGCCCGCATCGTCGGCAATCGCATCAAGGCCAAGGCGTGGGAACTGCTGATGGCCATGTTGTTGTTCGAATCGATGTTCGGCCTGACGGGACTGATCATGGGGCCGCTGGTATATGCCTACGTTAAATACGAGCTCGACGAACAGGGACTGATTTAG
- the msrB gene encoding peptide-methionine (R)-S-oxide reductase MsrB, translating into METPTSAANRSPSGFDLLPPNPTQRRTLEAVLTPEERGVLLQHGTEAPFCGALLDNKQSGSYCCKLCGLPLFRSGAKFESGTGWPSFTAPFDETHLKYIKDASYGMERTEIVCTRCGSHQGHVFPDGPPPTGMRFCINSIALEFVRQGEPFLDKLNKTGE; encoded by the coding sequence ATGGAAACGCCTACCTCTGCTGCTAATCGTTCGCCGTCCGGGTTTGATCTATTGCCGCCGAATCCCACCCAACGCCGAACCCTCGAGGCCGTTTTAACGCCTGAGGAGCGCGGCGTCCTGCTGCAACATGGTACGGAGGCGCCGTTCTGCGGCGCTTTGCTCGACAACAAGCAATCCGGTTCGTACTGCTGCAAGCTCTGTGGCCTACCGCTGTTTCGTTCAGGTGCGAAATTCGAATCGGGAACCGGCTGGCCCAGTTTCACCGCGCCGTTCGATGAGACGCATCTGAAGTACATAAAGGATGCAAGCTACGGCATGGAACGAACTGAAATCGTTTGCACGCGCTGCGGCAGCCACCAAGGACATGTTTTTCCGGACGGGCCGCCGCCGACCGGTATGCGTTTCTGTATTAACTCGATAGCTCTTGAATTTGTCCGCCAGGGCGAACCGTTTCTCGACAAGCTCAACAAGACCGGCGAGTAA
- a CDS encoding OmpA family protein, with protein MNKAFYAVARTAVYFSALLMVAFALPGAYADSLYKEAPGAKDHPLVSRFKGSVLYKYGSINFERVEIALPDKHTETMEGKLYNYYYLGPKGRGDLEVYRNYKLAFEQQHFKILWACEDGMACAKQGLAAHARKWTDDARSFVGGSFYMNNMDSDRPFRFLLARLSRPEGDVTVVLTVRGGYFADQGFDSDYFLQVIESAAMQQDQVSVNAEALHKGIMADGKVALYGIYFDTAKADIKPESKAQLDEMAKLLKQNSALTVFIVGHTDNQGTLEANIALSQRRADAVVGALVKDYKIDAKRLAAKGVANYAPVASQLNDAGRAKNRRVELVAQ; from the coding sequence ATGAACAAAGCTTTTTACGCCGTTGCACGAACCGCGGTTTATTTTTCCGCTTTATTGATGGTTGCGTTCGCCTTGCCTGGCGCTTATGCCGATAGTCTTTATAAAGAAGCGCCGGGGGCAAAAGACCATCCGCTGGTAAGTCGCTTTAAAGGTTCGGTGTTGTATAAGTATGGCTCGATCAACTTCGAGCGAGTCGAAATCGCGCTGCCGGATAAGCACACCGAAACGATGGAAGGCAAGCTGTACAACTACTACTACTTAGGCCCCAAAGGTCGAGGTGACTTGGAGGTGTATCGCAACTACAAGCTTGCCTTCGAGCAGCAGCATTTCAAAATCCTATGGGCCTGCGAAGACGGTATGGCTTGTGCGAAGCAAGGATTAGCAGCGCATGCACGTAAGTGGACTGACGATGCGCGCTCGTTTGTCGGCGGAAGCTTTTACATGAACAACATGGACAGCGATCGGCCGTTTCGCTTTCTATTGGCGCGCCTATCGCGGCCGGAAGGCGACGTCACCGTCGTTCTCACGGTTCGTGGCGGTTACTTCGCCGATCAAGGCTTCGATTCCGACTACTTCCTGCAAGTGATCGAGTCGGCGGCTATGCAGCAAGATCAAGTGTCGGTGAACGCCGAGGCGTTGCACAAAGGAATAATGGCCGATGGCAAAGTCGCGCTCTACGGTATTTATTTCGACACCGCCAAGGCGGATATCAAACCCGAATCGAAAGCGCAGTTGGACGAGATGGCGAAGTTACTGAAGCAGAATTCGGCGCTAACGGTATTCATCGTCGGCCATACCGATAACCAAGGCACGTTAGAGGCGAATATCGCATTGTCGCAACGACGAGCCGATGCCGTCGTCGGCGCACTGGTGAAGGACTACAAGATTGACGCTAAGCGACTTGCGGCAAAAGGTGTTGCGAACTATGCGCCGGTTGCCTCGCAATTGAACGATGCTGGTCGTGCGAAGAATCGTCGGGTTGAGCTTGTGGCTCAATGA
- a CDS encoding DUF1223 domain-containing protein, producing MMKIAIYRHFVWFLLGTLAMPAVATAAAVCDAKSGSTTVALLELYTSEGCSSCPPADRWLAELAGRGFGHDRVVPLALHVDYWNDLGWKDRFAQAAFSRRQYDLAKRTGSRAVYTPELVLNGHEYTHWRWNTFDADLEQINRTAPLADIALKLERTEQTLRINGTASVKRDRVNTGLYIAIYENNLQSNVRAGENNGRKLEHAAVVRRLIGPFPIDRTGHAQRSETIALSAEWKLDDLGVAAFVQDLNNTEVLQALAVGVCQ from the coding sequence ATGATGAAAATTGCTATCTACCGCCACTTCGTCTGGTTTCTGCTAGGAACGCTCGCTATGCCGGCAGTTGCAACCGCCGCCGCCGTCTGCGACGCAAAAAGTGGCAGCACTACGGTGGCGCTGCTCGAGCTCTATACCTCCGAAGGCTGCAGCAGTTGTCCGCCGGCCGATCGCTGGCTGGCCGAATTAGCGGGACGCGGATTCGGCCACGATCGGGTTGTGCCGTTGGCGCTGCACGTCGATTACTGGAACGACCTGGGTTGGAAAGATCGGTTCGCGCAGGCCGCCTTCAGCCGACGCCAATACGATTTGGCCAAACGCACCGGTAGCCGTGCTGTCTATACGCCAGAACTCGTGCTGAACGGGCATGAATATACGCATTGGCGGTGGAACACTTTCGACGCCGATCTGGAGCAAATAAATCGTACCGCACCGCTAGCCGACATTGCGCTCAAACTTGAACGCACTGAACAGACGTTGCGAATTAATGGCACCGCCTCGGTGAAGCGCGATCGCGTTAATACTGGACTCTACATCGCAATTTACGAAAATAATTTGCAGAGCAACGTGCGCGCTGGCGAAAACAATGGGCGCAAATTAGAACACGCCGCCGTCGTACGCCGACTGATCGGCCCATTTCCGATCGATCGCACCGGTCATGCGCAACGTAGCGAGACGATTGCGCTTTCGGCCGAATGGAAGCTCGACGATTTAGGAGTGGCCGCGTTCGTACAGGACCTCAACAACACCGAGGTGTTACAAGCGCTCGCCGTTGGCGTCTGCCAATAA
- a CDS encoding DNA polymerase II encodes MKVRGFILQASYRVFSDVDGRRAPVVHIYGRLEDGGTFLVRDYRQRPHFYIRASDAERTRALGAPAPRPVAKHTFDGAAVCRLDVETPPDVPGLRDRLHAAGIDTFEADVRFAVRYLIERGIKGGCEIEGTAVPGTCVTWVFDNPQLRPANVQVEPRVLSFDIETDAKGEQLLAISMYGPEIDEVLIVDSSDRAMPANATRCTDERAALNAFCNRVAKLDPDVLTGWNIVDFDLSVLQRIATRLRHPFSLGRDPGAMRLRKAEGYFGSGNAAIPGRLVLDGIDLLRGAFVRMDDYSLDAVAREVLGEGKAVAGDVHDRIGEILHNYRHDLAAFALYARTDARLAFDIVKRLNLVQLTFARSQLAGMTPDRVAASIASFDFLYLTELEQRGLVTPTVRADDSRVHAAQQGGHVLEPVTGLHRNVWVFDFKSLYPSIIRTFNIDPLAYVANPPAGADLIDTPGGAFHREPAILPRMLDELFPRRDAAKKAGDDVAANAIKILMNSFYGVLGTPACRFYNSALANAITGQGRELLLWSKQWFETAGFKVLYGDTDSLFVHSGTNDPSKAREQGPKLTAALNDELARYIDRRWRVQSRLELKFEKLYLKLFLPRVRHGTGGARKRYAGLLDTNDSDNIEFVGMEVVRRDWTALAKQVQRELYHRLFADQSVDEYLADVVRKVRNGDLDDALVYRKNLRKDTEDYTATTPPHVVAARKSTQPLGRLISYVITTAGPEPLDNVQHPLDREHYVTKQVKPVAEPVLATLGLDFERVIGDSRQLDLYSLFGEM; translated from the coding sequence ATGAAAGTACGCGGTTTTATCTTACAAGCGAGCTATCGCGTTTTCTCCGACGTCGACGGCCGTCGCGCGCCGGTGGTGCACATCTACGGTCGCTTGGAAGACGGCGGCACATTTCTCGTGCGCGACTACCGACAACGCCCGCATTTCTATATTCGCGCCAGCGATGCCGAGCGCACCCGCGCACTCGGCGCGCCCGCGCCGCGACCGGTCGCCAAACACACATTCGACGGCGCCGCGGTCTGCCGGCTCGACGTCGAAACACCGCCGGACGTCCCCGGCTTACGCGACCGCTTGCATGCCGCCGGCATCGATACGTTCGAGGCCGACGTGCGTTTCGCCGTCCGCTACTTGATCGAGCGCGGCATCAAAGGCGGTTGCGAAATCGAAGGCACCGCCGTCCCCGGAACCTGCGTCACTTGGGTATTCGATAATCCGCAACTTCGCCCGGCGAATGTGCAAGTGGAACCGCGCGTGCTGTCGTTCGATATCGAGACCGATGCCAAGGGCGAACAACTGCTAGCGATCTCGATGTATGGACCCGAGATCGACGAAGTACTGATCGTCGACAGTAGCGATCGCGCCATGCCCGCCAACGCTACCCGCTGCACCGATGAGCGCGCCGCGCTCAATGCCTTCTGCAATCGCGTCGCCAAGCTCGACCCCGACGTGTTGACCGGCTGGAACATCGTCGATTTCGATCTGAGCGTGCTTCAACGCATCGCCACGCGCCTGCGCCATCCTTTCAGCTTGGGCCGCGACCCGGGGGCAATGCGCCTCCGCAAGGCCGAAGGTTATTTCGGTAGCGGCAATGCCGCCATTCCCGGCCGCTTGGTGCTCGACGGCATCGACCTGTTACGCGGCGCCTTCGTGCGCATGGACGACTACTCGCTCGACGCGGTCGCACGCGAAGTGCTCGGCGAAGGTAAAGCGGTCGCCGGCGACGTGCACGACCGTATCGGCGAGATCCTGCACAACTACCGGCACGACCTCGCCGCTTTTGCACTCTATGCGCGCACCGACGCACGCCTCGCGTTCGACATCGTTAAGCGCCTGAACCTGGTGCAGCTCACCTTCGCCCGCAGCCAACTGGCCGGCATGACACCGGACCGCGTGGCCGCGAGCATCGCCTCGTTCGACTTTCTTTATTTAACCGAGCTCGAACAACGCGGTTTGGTGACGCCGACCGTGCGCGCCGACGATTCACGGGTACACGCCGCGCAACAAGGCGGTCATGTGCTGGAACCGGTGACTGGACTGCACCGCAATGTCTGGGTATTCGATTTCAAGAGCCTGTACCCGAGCATCATCCGCACCTTCAACATCGATCCGCTGGCTTATGTTGCCAATCCGCCGGCCGGCGCCGATCTGATCGATACGCCCGGCGGCGCCTTTCACCGCGAGCCGGCGATCTTGCCGCGCATGCTCGACGAATTGTTCCCGCGTCGCGACGCCGCCAAAAAAGCCGGCGACGACGTTGCCGCCAACGCGATCAAGATTTTGATGAATTCGTTCTACGGCGTGCTCGGCACGCCCGCTTGCCGCTTCTACAACTCGGCACTGGCAAACGCCATCACCGGTCAAGGTCGCGAACTATTGCTGTGGTCGAAACAGTGGTTCGAAACCGCCGGCTTCAAAGTGCTCTATGGCGACACCGATAGCTTATTTGTTCATTCGGGCACGAACGATCCGAGCAAGGCGCGCGAGCAAGGGCCGAAGCTGACGGCCGCGCTGAACGACGAGCTTGCGCGCTACATCGACCGACGCTGGCGCGTACAAAGTCGTCTCGAACTAAAGTTCGAAAAGCTGTATCTGAAATTATTTCTACCGCGAGTGCGCCACGGCACCGGCGGCGCGCGCAAGCGTTACGCCGGCCTACTCGACACTAACGACAGTGACAACATCGAATTCGTCGGCATGGAAGTCGTGCGCCGCGACTGGACCGCGCTCGCCAAGCAGGTGCAACGCGAGCTTTATCACCGGCTGTTTGCCGATCAGTCGGTCGACGAATATCTGGCCGACGTGGTTAGGAAAGTCCGTAACGGCGACTTGGACGACGCATTGGTTTATCGCAAGAACCTACGTAAAGACACCGAGGACTACACTGCAACCACACCGCCGCATGTCGTCGCCGCGCGTAAATCAACGCAACCGCTGGGTCGGTTAATTAGCTACGTCATCACGACCGCCGGGCCGGAGCCGCTGGACAACGTGCAACATCCGCTCGATCGTGAGCACTACGTGACGAAGCAAGTTAAACCGGTCGCCGAACCGGTGTTGGCAACGTTAGGGCTCGATTTCGAACGCGTCATCGGCGACAGTCGGCAACTCGATCTGTACTCGCTATTCGGTGAAATGTAA
- a CDS encoding pyridoxamine 5'-phosphate oxidase family protein encodes MGKQYSALSDELANFIKQQKIFFVATAPHAGRVNVSPKGMDSLRVVDRTTVAWLNVTGSGNETAAHVLENRRMTIMFCAFESKPVILRLYGQAQTYHARDPEWDHWLAQFEPIPGARQIFVLSIELVQTSCGFGVPLFSYDGERELLRHWAEKKGSDGLLQYWREKNQVSLDGLKTAVIEPSK; translated from the coding sequence ATGGGAAAGCAATATTCCGCGCTCAGCGACGAGCTCGCTAATTTTATTAAACAGCAAAAGATTTTTTTTGTGGCCACCGCACCGCACGCTGGCCGGGTCAACGTGTCGCCGAAGGGGATGGACTCGTTGCGGGTCGTCGATCGCACGACCGTCGCCTGGCTCAACGTCACCGGCAGCGGCAATGAAACTGCAGCACATGTCCTGGAAAACCGCCGCATGACGATCATGTTCTGCGCGTTCGAGAGCAAGCCGGTGATATTACGGCTCTACGGCCAAGCGCAGACATATCACGCGCGCGATCCTGAATGGGACCATTGGTTGGCGCAGTTCGAGCCGATCCCGGGTGCGCGACAGATATTCGTGTTATCGATCGAGCTCGTGCAAACCTCGTGCGGCTTCGGCGTACCGCTGTTTAGCTACGACGGCGAGCGCGAGTTGTTACGACATTGGGCGGAGAAGAAGGGCAGCGACGGTCTACTTCAATACTGGCGCGAGAAGAACCAAGTCAGTCTCGACGGGTTAAAGACGGCGGTCATCGAGCCCAGTAAATGA